One stretch of Thiomicrorhabdus sp. DNA includes these proteins:
- a CDS encoding chemotaxis protein CheA, producing the protein MDEEILQDFLIEATELVDQLNEQLLDLEQSPKDQEILNAVFRGFHTLKGGAGFLGVTPLVELCHRAENVFDKIRNDVIDYDAVVADVILQAYDAIQEAVAQLNEGARTLPENDPQLLKRLDNLTCQDRETRQENNSSEMPKLNLADGLDPDGDITDDEFEALLNQRDALMEQAEEPRAAVTGEVKNVVLSLDDGADPDGDITDEEFEALLNQRDALSSDLPQKASSVELSLAEGVDPDGDITDEEFEALLNQRDTLRTPPAAKAPVPDISQPEAHAVESSQASRTVATSSENNATPAKNKAQQETSVRVDTKRLDEIMNLVGELVLVRNRLLTLRNSEVNKESLSNTIGNLDHVTTDLQAAVMKTRMQPVKKVFGRFPRVVRDLSRKLGKEITLELQGEETDLDKNLVEALADPLVHLVRNSVDHGIEMPADRLAAGKDKRGTVILAAEQEGDHILLSITDDGKGMDAEVLRRKAVEKGLMDEVTANQLTDKAAFELILSAGFSTAETISDISGRGVGMDVVKNMITRLNGSIDIHSEFGRGTQIQIRVPLTLAILPTLMVAFEQDSYAIPLTSVQEIFDYDESQTNVIDGQRMVRLRSRSIPLFFLEHWLLPQGRQNEANNPKVVIVSIGNQRVGLVVDQVNGQEEVVIKPLGASLRRVKGYAGATITGNGNIALILDLPGVIQRFQHTF; encoded by the coding sequence GTGGATGAAGAAATTTTACAAGACTTTTTGATCGAGGCGACAGAGCTGGTTGATCAGCTTAATGAGCAGCTGCTCGATCTTGAGCAGTCGCCGAAAGATCAGGAAATTCTGAATGCGGTGTTTCGCGGTTTCCACACTCTGAAAGGGGGAGCTGGCTTTCTTGGTGTGACGCCGTTGGTGGAGTTGTGCCACAGAGCGGAAAATGTCTTCGATAAAATACGCAATGACGTCATTGATTACGATGCTGTGGTCGCCGATGTGATTTTACAGGCCTATGATGCAATTCAGGAAGCGGTTGCGCAGTTGAACGAGGGCGCCCGGACTTTGCCGGAAAACGATCCGCAGTTGCTCAAGCGGTTGGATAATTTAACCTGTCAAGATCGAGAAACACGACAGGAAAATAATTCTAGCGAGATGCCTAAACTGAATCTGGCGGATGGCCTTGATCCCGATGGGGACATTACCGATGACGAGTTTGAAGCACTTTTGAATCAACGCGATGCCTTGATGGAACAGGCTGAAGAACCTCGTGCGGCAGTTACAGGTGAGGTTAAAAATGTCGTTCTGTCACTCGATGATGGTGCCGATCCTGACGGGGATATCACTGACGAAGAATTCGAAGCGCTTTTGAATCAGCGTGATGCCTTGTCGAGCGATCTTCCACAGAAAGCATCGTCAGTAGAATTGAGTCTGGCAGAAGGTGTTGATCCGGACGGTGATATCACCGATGAAGAGTTTGAAGCCCTTTTAAATCAGCGTGATACTTTGCGCACACCGCCGGCTGCGAAAGCTCCGGTGCCTGATATCTCGCAGCCTGAAGCGCATGCAGTAGAAAGCAGTCAAGCCTCTCGGACGGTAGCGACGAGTTCCGAAAACAATGCCACGCCCGCCAAAAATAAAGCCCAGCAGGAAACATCGGTTCGTGTCGATACCAAACGGCTTGACGAAATTATGAATCTGGTCGGCGAACTGGTTCTGGTTCGCAACCGTCTGCTGACGTTGCGTAATTCGGAAGTGAATAAAGAGAGCCTGTCCAATACCATCGGTAATCTGGATCATGTCACCACTGACCTGCAGGCTGCGGTGATGAAAACCCGTATGCAGCCGGTGAAAAAGGTCTTTGGACGTTTCCCGCGGGTGGTGCGCGATCTTTCCAGAAAGCTTGGCAAGGAAATTACGCTCGAACTGCAGGGGGAAGAAACCGATTTGGACAAAAATCTGGTGGAGGCTCTGGCCGATCCACTGGTGCATCTTGTGCGCAATTCGGTTGATCATGGTATCGAGATGCCTGCGGATAGACTGGCGGCCGGTAAAGACAAGCGTGGTACGGTTATTTTGGCGGCCGAGCAGGAAGGCGATCATATCCTGCTGTCGATTACTGATGATGGCAAGGGGATGGACGCCGAGGTTCTACGTCGAAAAGCGGTTGAAAAAGGTCTGATGGATGAAGTGACCGCGAACCAGCTGACGGATAAGGCGGCATTTGAACTGATTTTATCTGCGGGCTTTTCGACGGCGGAAACCATCAGTGATATTTCCGGTCGTGGGGTCGGTATGGACGTGGTTAAAAATATGATCACTCGCCTTAACGGCAGTATCGACATCCATTCCGAATTCGGACGGGGAACACAGATCCAAATTCGTGTACCGCTGACATTGGCGATTTTGCCGACTTTAATGGTCGCCTTCGAACAAGACAGTTATGCGATTCCACTGACCAGTGTGCAAGAGATTTTCGATTATGACGAGTCGCAGACTAATGTGATTGACGGCCAACGGATGGTTCGTCTGCGTTCAAGAAGCATTCCGCTGTTTTTCCTTGAACACTGGTTACTGCCGCAAGGACGGCAGAATGAGGCGAACAATCCGAAAGTAGTGATTGTCAGTATTGGAAATCAGCGGGTCGGCCTGGTGGTCGATCAGGTTAATGGTCAGGAAGAAGTTGTGATTAAACCGTTGGGAGCGTCCTTGCGCCGCGTGAAAGGTTATGCCGGAGCAACGATCACCGGTAATGGAAATATCGCTTTGATTCTGGACTTGCCCGGAGTGATTCAACGCTTTCAGCACACGTTTTAG
- a CDS encoding chemotaxis protein CheW produces MNMMKEPLASAGVSSEPVNDDSAYLGPSVRCVLFRLENEVYGIQVKKIREVLKVGSIRQVPGSDSQVLGVINVRGVIVTVVDARQTLGLNAKAIDQHSRIIIVEMDAEHTLGFLVDFVMEVKDIPEEKFEPIVSVRDTASRYIQGIAHFQEQVIILIDVESLFLESDIEFGDEAM; encoded by the coding sequence ATGAATATGATGAAAGAACCCTTGGCATCGGCTGGCGTTTCATCCGAACCGGTTAATGATGACAGCGCTTACCTGGGCCCGAGTGTCCGTTGTGTGCTGTTTCGTTTGGAAAACGAAGTCTACGGAATTCAGGTCAAAAAAATACGGGAAGTGTTGAAGGTCGGATCGATCCGCCAGGTTCCCGGTTCCGACTCTCAAGTGCTGGGAGTAATCAATGTTCGCGGCGTCATCGTTACCGTAGTGGACGCCAGACAAACACTGGGATTGAATGCTAAAGCGATTGATCAGCACAGCCGAATCATTATTGTCGAGATGGATGCCGAGCATACTCTTGGTTTTCTGGTTGATTTCGTGATGGAGGTCAAAGATATCCCAGAAGAAAAATTCGAACCGATCGTCTCGGTCAGGGATACCGCTTCGCGTTATATTCAGGGGATTGCGCATTTTCAGGAGCAGGTGATTATTCTGATTGATGTGGAAAGCCTGTTCCTGGAGTCCGATATTGAGTTCGGCGATGAAGCGATGTGA
- a CDS encoding EscU/YscU/HrcU family type III secretion system export apparatus switch protein — protein sequence MKTPTKHNLADKVAVTLAYAGKGAPKVTAKGRGHLAEEILNTAREHQIPIEEDPGLVSLLSQVELDQEIPEELYEAIAQLLIFVYQLSGKKLPTPQNSI from the coding sequence ATGAAAACGCCTACCAAACACAACTTGGCCGACAAGGTCGCCGTCACGCTTGCCTACGCAGGGAAAGGCGCGCCCAAAGTGACCGCGAAAGGACGCGGACATCTGGCTGAAGAAATTCTGAACACGGCTCGGGAACATCAGATTCCGATCGAAGAAGACCCGGGGCTGGTCTCGCTGTTGAGTCAGGTGGAACTGGATCAGGAAATTCCCGAAGAACTTTACGAAGCTATCGCTCAATTACTCATCTTTGTTTACCAGCTATCAGGAAAAAAGCTGCCAACCCCCCAAAATTCAATCTGA
- a CDS encoding STAS domain-containing protein produces the protein MANPIVLSDNLTIHNIQTLFDELKQRCSETDNEIILDASGIEDIDTSGFQMLLALKRHSENGGKQLQWLGVDEKVIELSRKLALQTPLNFPV, from the coding sequence ATGGCGAATCCGATCGTGTTAAGCGATAATCTGACAATACACAATATTCAGACGCTGTTTGACGAACTCAAGCAGCGCTGCTCCGAAACCGATAACGAAATTATTCTGGATGCTTCCGGAATCGAGGATATCGATACTTCCGGTTTTCAAATGTTGCTGGCTTTAAAGCGACATTCTGAAAACGGCGGCAAGCAGCTTCAGTGGTTGGGCGTTGATGAAAAAGTGATCGAACTCAGCCGCAAACTGGCTCTGCAGACTCCGTTAAACTTCCCGGTTTAA
- a CDS encoding response regulator: MSKILAVDDSKSMRQMVAMSLKSAGHDVSEAEDGVIALDIAKKEQFDVIVTDINMPNMNGIELISALRALPNYKFTPILCLTTESSGDMKTKGKEAGATGWIVKPFSPEKLLSVINRVL, translated from the coding sequence ATGTCTAAAATTTTAGCAGTCGACGATTCCAAATCCATGCGACAAATGGTCGCCATGTCACTGAAATCGGCCGGTCACGACGTATCCGAAGCCGAAGACGGCGTCATTGCTCTGGATATCGCCAAAAAAGAGCAGTTTGATGTCATCGTCACCGACATCAATATGCCGAATATGAACGGCATCGAATTGATCAGCGCTCTGCGCGCCTTGCCGAATTACAAATTCACGCCGATTCTCTGTCTGACGACCGAATCGTCTGGAGACATGAAAACCAAAGGTAAAGAAGCCGGAGCGACCGGATGGATTGTAAAACCTTTCAGCCCGGAAAAACTGCTGTCGGTCATTAACCGCGTACTGTAA
- a CDS encoding chemotaxis protein CheW: MQELENTTEFTQGSDDDQVLSFRLGGEEYAVDILRVQEIKGWEKTTSIPNTPDFVMGVINLRGAVVPIIDLRVRFRLDKVTYNESTVVIIVRSFDHHGTQKIIGLVVDGVSDVHSIRSDQLQNAPEMNGVINSSYLKGLATLDDKMVIVLNIDHLINEGILGDILASN, translated from the coding sequence ATGCAAGAACTGGAAAATACCACCGAATTCACGCAAGGCAGCGATGACGATCAGGTTTTAAGCTTTCGCCTTGGCGGTGAAGAATATGCCGTCGATATCCTTCGTGTTCAGGAAATCAAGGGATGGGAGAAAACCACATCAATACCGAATACGCCGGATTTCGTGATGGGCGTAATCAATCTGCGCGGCGCAGTGGTGCCGATTATCGATTTACGGGTTCGTTTTAGACTGGATAAGGTGACTTACAACGAATCGACGGTTGTCATTATTGTCCGTTCTTTTGATCATCACGGAACACAAAAAATCATCGGTTTGGTTGTAGACGGTGTTTCCGACGTCCATTCGATCCGTAGCGATCAATTACAGAATGCCCCGGAAATGAATGGCGTCATTAACAGCTCTTACCTTAAAGGCTTGGCCACTCTGGACGATAAAATGGTCATCGTTCTGAACATCGATCACTTAATCAACGAAGGAATTTTAGGCGACATCCTCGCCTCGAATTAA
- a CDS encoding protein-glutamate O-methyltransferase CheR has protein sequence MNDKEFTFTDRDFNRVRKMVYDFAGINLNESKRNLVYNRLVKRIRFLKHTSFNDYLGYVERHPDEEFVHLINAITTNLTFFFRENHHFEYLANTVIPQLLIDKAQTRKIRIWSAGCSTGEEPYSLAMVLKEKVPDDWDAKVIATDLDTNVIETGRRGVYPDRTLERGGFV, from the coding sequence ATGAACGATAAAGAATTCACCTTTACCGACCGGGATTTTAATCGTGTGCGTAAAATGGTTTACGACTTCGCGGGGATAAACTTAAACGAATCCAAACGAAACCTGGTTTACAACCGGCTGGTTAAGCGTATTCGTTTTCTGAAACATACTTCGTTCAATGATTATCTGGGGTATGTAGAAAGACATCCCGACGAAGAATTCGTTCATCTGATTAATGCAATCACCACAAATCTGACGTTTTTCTTTCGTGAGAATCATCATTTTGAGTATCTCGCGAATACGGTCATTCCGCAGTTGCTGATCGATAAAGCACAAACGCGTAAAATCCGTATCTGGTCCGCGGGCTGTTCCACCGGTGAAGAACCCTATTCTCTGGCCATGGTTTTGAAAGAGAAGGTGCCGGACGATTGGGACGCCAAAGTGATTGCAACCGATCTGGACACGAATGTGATCGAAACCGGCAGACGCGGTGTTTACCCCGATCGAACGCTTGAAAGGGGTGGATTTGTCTAG
- a CDS encoding CheR family methyltransferase, with the protein MSRKRRWFLKGKGAQAGMVKVRSELQEAIEFSQLNLMNPSWSIDSQVDVIFCRNVVIYFDTPTQQRLFDRFADRLPTQGVLFVGHSESLHGISDRFTLLGKTVYQKND; encoded by the coding sequence TTGTCTAGAAAACGCCGTTGGTTCTTAAAGGGAAAAGGGGCTCAGGCCGGTATGGTGAAAGTCCGTTCCGAACTACAGGAAGCGATTGAGTTTTCTCAGTTAAATTTGATGAATCCAAGCTGGTCAATCGACTCTCAGGTGGATGTGATTTTCTGTCGCAATGTGGTGATTTACTTCGATACACCGACACAGCAGCGTTTGTTCGATCGCTTTGCCGATCGTTTGCCGACACAGGGAGTTTTGTTTGTCGGCCATTCGGAATCTCTTCACGGAATCAGCGATCGCTTTACTCTTCTGGGTAAGACGGTTTACCAGAAAAACGACTAA
- a CDS encoding chemotaxis response regulator protein-glutamate methylesterase, which produces MTTAIKVLIVDDSALVRKMLTEMLASDPQIEVVGSATDPYDAREKIKRLHPDVLTLDVEMPKMDGVTFLKNLMRLHPLPVVMVSTLTEKGADVTFDALDVGAIDFVTKPKIDFKHTFEDYTLEICAKIKMAAKVSRTRLELQYQRFLKQQSKKTSASQGGNSSEVPVKLSADSVLPKKAFNPKIQRGQQSIVAIGASTGGTEAIKEILMQLPSDAPPIVITQHIPAAFSKPFAQRMNGICDMQVWEAEDGQVVEAGNVYIAPGDRHLVLERVGMNWVCRLNDGPAVNRHKPAVDVMFRSVVQSFGPKAIGVLLTGMGADGAQGLKELQEAGACTIAQDEKSSVVWGMPGEAVRLGAADSVLPLEKIADKVLRAL; this is translated from the coding sequence GTGACCACGGCGATTAAGGTATTAATAGTGGACGATTCGGCACTGGTTCGAAAAATGCTGACCGAAATGCTGGCGTCCGATCCGCAGATTGAAGTTGTCGGCAGCGCGACCGATCCTTACGATGCCCGTGAGAAAATCAAGCGTTTGCATCCCGATGTACTGACACTGGACGTTGAAATGCCGAAAATGGATGGCGTGACGTTTCTGAAAAATCTGATGCGCTTGCATCCGCTGCCGGTTGTGATGGTTTCAACCCTGACGGAAAAAGGGGCTGATGTCACCTTTGACGCCCTGGATGTCGGTGCGATCGATTTTGTCACTAAGCCGAAAATCGATTTTAAGCATACGTTTGAAGATTACACTCTGGAAATCTGTGCCAAGATCAAAATGGCGGCGAAAGTCAGTCGAACCCGACTGGAACTCCAATACCAGCGTTTTTTAAAACAGCAGAGCAAGAAGACGAGCGCATCTCAGGGGGGCAACTCATCGGAAGTCCCGGTGAAATTGAGTGCGGATTCGGTTTTGCCTAAAAAAGCGTTCAATCCAAAAATTCAGCGCGGCCAGCAGAGTATTGTTGCTATTGGCGCTTCCACCGGCGGAACCGAGGCGATCAAGGAGATCTTAATGCAGCTCCCGTCTGATGCACCGCCAATTGTGATCACCCAGCATATTCCGGCGGCCTTCAGTAAACCTTTTGCCCAGCGAATGAACGGCATCTGCGATATGCAGGTGTGGGAAGCTGAAGATGGGCAGGTCGTGGAAGCCGGTAATGTTTACATTGCACCGGGGGATCGGCATCTGGTGCTGGAGCGTGTTGGCATGAACTGGGTTTGCCGTTTGAATGACGGGCCGGCAGTTAACCGCCATAAACCGGCCGTTGATGTAATGTTTCGTTCGGTTGTTCAATCTTTCGGGCCGAAAGCCATCGGAGTTCTTTTGACCGGAATGGGAGCCGACGGCGCCCAGGGGTTAAAGGAGTTGCAGGAGGCAGGGGCCTGCACCATCGCCCAGGATGAAAAATCCAGCGTGGTCTGGGGAATGCCAGGGGAGGCGGTGCGTCTGGGCGCAGCAGATTCGGTTTTACCTTTGGAGAAAATCGCCGATAAAGTATTAAGAGCGTTATAG
- a CDS encoding methyl-accepting chemotaxis protein translates to MSIQKFSSEIKVVLQYLIDLLTNASQRSNQTVAKIDDMVGQIEAIFNLLEDVKGIADQTNLLALNAAIEAARAGEAGRGFAVVADEVRKLSLNSNMLNEQIRTQAEKARHTVDQVRHIVSETATKDMEHAVSSQEKVGLMLSDLEAMNSGISDKLGDVSGMISEIEGSVSNAVRSLQFEDIVRQLVDQTMNHLQNLNQFSNEIRQFCRFESRGTVGIGRSVSSKSGIFPANSTSETSGN, encoded by the coding sequence ATGAGTATCCAGAAATTTTCCAGTGAAATCAAAGTGGTGCTTCAGTATCTGATTGATCTTCTGACCAATGCCAGTCAGAGAAGCAATCAGACCGTTGCTAAAATTGATGACATGGTTGGTCAGATTGAGGCAATTTTCAATTTGCTGGAAGATGTAAAAGGTATTGCTGATCAGACCAATCTTTTGGCTTTGAATGCGGCAATTGAGGCGGCTCGGGCCGGAGAGGCCGGACGCGGCTTTGCCGTGGTGGCGGATGAAGTGCGCAAATTGTCATTGAATTCGAATATGCTGAACGAGCAGATTCGTACTCAGGCGGAAAAAGCGCGTCATACGGTCGATCAGGTACGCCACATTGTCAGTGAAACGGCAACGAAAGATATGGAACACGCCGTCTCTTCTCAGGAAAAGGTCGGGCTGATGTTGAGTGATCTGGAAGCGATGAACAGCGGAATTTCGGATAAGCTTGGCGATGTTTCCGGGATGATTTCCGAAATTGAAGGAAGTGTCTCCAATGCTGTGCGTTCTTTGCAGTTTGAAGATATTGTCCGTCAGCTGGTTGATCAGACGATGAATCATCTGCAGAATTTGAATCAGTTCTCTAATGAGATCCGTCAATTTTGCCGATTTGAGTCGCGCGGAACCGTCGGAATCGGAAGAAGTGTATCGTCAAAAAGTGGAATATTTCCGGCAAACTCTACATCAGAAACGTCAGGAAATTGA
- a CDS encoding YqfO family protein has product MLKLCVYIPHSHLEEVKQALFAAGAGRIGNYDCCCWQVLGEGQFRPLEGSEPFIGHRDEVEKVREYRVEMVFQRQYLSEVLQALRASHPYETPAYDVMQLMDLSEDKVD; this is encoded by the coding sequence ATGTTGAAATTGTGTGTTTATATTCCGCACTCGCATCTGGAAGAGGTGAAACAGGCTCTGTTTGCCGCCGGCGCCGGGCGTATCGGTAATTACGATTGCTGCTGTTGGCAGGTTCTTGGAGAGGGGCAATTCAGACCTTTGGAAGGTAGCGAGCCGTTTATCGGGCATCGCGATGAAGTTGAAAAGGTTCGTGAATACCGGGTGGAAATGGTTTTCCAGCGGCAGTATTTGTCTGAAGTGCTTCAGGCATTGCGTGCATCCCATCCGTACGAAACTCCGGCCTACGATGTTATGCAGCTGATGGATTTAAGTGAGGATAAAGTTGACTGA